Proteins encoded within one genomic window of Streptomyces sp. NBC_01314:
- the pgeF gene encoding peptidoglycan editing factor PgeF, giving the protein MIGQRENVSGAHFAFTDRWGGVSAAPYEELNLGGAVGDDAGAVTTNRELAAKSLGLEPDRVVWMNQVHGADVAVVDAPWGSDDIPSVDAIATTRRGLALAVLTADCVPVLLADPVAGVAAAAHAGRPGMVAGVVPAAVRAMTELGADPARIVARTGPAVCGRCYEVPEAMRAEVATVEPAAYAETSWGTPSVDVCAGVHTQLERLGVRDREQSPVCTLESRDHFSYRRDRATGRLAGYVWLD; this is encoded by the coding sequence GTGATAGGACAGCGCGAGAACGTGAGCGGCGCGCACTTCGCCTTCACCGACAGGTGGGGCGGGGTGAGCGCCGCTCCGTATGAGGAGCTCAACCTCGGCGGCGCGGTCGGGGACGACGCCGGCGCCGTGACGACGAACCGGGAGCTGGCGGCCAAGTCGCTGGGTCTGGAACCGGACCGGGTCGTCTGGATGAACCAGGTGCACGGCGCGGACGTGGCCGTGGTCGACGCACCGTGGGGCTCGGACGACATCCCGTCCGTCGACGCGATCGCCACCACTCGGCGCGGTCTCGCGCTCGCCGTCCTCACCGCCGACTGCGTACCCGTTCTGCTGGCCGACCCCGTCGCCGGGGTCGCGGCCGCCGCCCACGCGGGCCGGCCCGGCATGGTCGCCGGGGTCGTCCCCGCCGCCGTACGGGCCATGACCGAGCTCGGCGCCGACCCTGCCCGGATCGTCGCCCGCACGGGCCCCGCCGTCTGCGGCCGGTGTTACGAAGTACCCGAGGCGATGCGCGCCGAGGTGGCCACCGTCGAGCCGGCGGCGTACGCCGAGACCAGTTGGGGCACCCCCTCGGTCGATGTGTGCGCCGGAGTGCACACACAGCTGGAGCGCCTCGGTGTGCGCGACCGGGAGCAGTCGCCGGTGTGCACGCTGGAGTCGCGTGACCACTTCTCGTACCGCCGCGACCGCGCCACAGGGCGACTCGCGGGATATGTCTGGCTGGACTGA
- a CDS encoding YggS family pyridoxal phosphate-dependent enzyme, translating to MTDRRAQLAGNLAKVEGRIAAACAAAGRKRDEVTLVVVTKTYPADDVRILSELGVRHVAENKDQDAAPKAAECSDLSLVWHFVGQLQTNKVRSVVRYADLVQSVDRSRLVTTLSKEAVRVGREVGCLIQVALDADAGGRGERGGVGPDGIEELADLLAGAPGLRVDGLMTVAPLTGAYAGRQRAAFERLMDLSTDLRRAHPAANMVSAGMSADLEEAVAAGATHVRVGTAVLGVRPRLG from the coding sequence ATGACGGACCGTAGGGCACAACTCGCCGGAAACCTGGCGAAGGTGGAGGGTCGCATCGCGGCGGCCTGCGCGGCCGCGGGGCGTAAGCGGGACGAGGTCACCCTGGTCGTGGTGACCAAGACCTACCCGGCCGACGATGTGCGGATCCTGTCGGAACTCGGTGTGCGTCATGTCGCCGAGAACAAGGACCAGGACGCGGCGCCCAAGGCTGCCGAATGCTCCGATCTGTCCCTTGTATGGCACTTCGTGGGGCAGTTGCAGACCAACAAAGTCCGTTCTGTGGTGCGTTATGCGGATCTCGTGCAGTCCGTCGATCGTTCCAGGCTTGTCACGACTCTGTCGAAAGAGGCCGTTCGGGTCGGGCGTGAGGTGGGATGTCTCATCCAGGTCGCGCTCGACGCCGACGCGGGCGGCCGGGGAGAGCGAGGAGGTGTGGGGCCGGACGGAATCGAAGAGTTGGCCGACCTCCTTGCGGGGGCGCCGGGGCTGCGGGTCGATGGTCTGATGACCGTCGCGCCGCTCACCGGGGCGTACGCCGGACGGCAACGGGCCGCGTTCGAGCGGTTGATGGATTTGTCGACCGACCTGCGCCGAGCCCATCCGGCTGCGAACATGGTCTCCGCAGGGATGAGTGCGGACCTAGAGGAGGCCGTGGCTGCCGGAGCGACACATGTACGCGTCGGCACTGCGGTACTCGGAGTCCGTCCCAGGCTCGGGTAA
- a CDS encoding cell division protein SepF, translating into MAGAMRKMAVYLGLVEDDGYDGRGFDPDDDFEPELDPEPERDHRRHEPVHQSHQPHQSQRDESVRVVQPPMQREPVSHATSLPAESVRPARIAPVASITQERSSLEKNAPVIMPKVVSEREPYRITTLHPRTYNEARTIGEHFREGTPVIMNLTEMDDTDAKRLVDFAAGLVFGLHGSIERVTQKVFLLSPANVDVTAEDKARIAEGGFFNQS; encoded by the coding sequence ATGGCCGGCGCGATGCGCAAGATGGCGGTCTACCTCGGCCTCGTGGAGGACGATGGGTACGACGGCAGGGGATTCGACCCCGATGACGATTTCGAGCCCGAGCTCGACCCGGAACCCGAGCGGGACCACCGGCGGCATGAGCCGGTACATCAGTCGCACCAGCCACATCAGTCCCAAAGGGACGAATCGGTGCGAGTGGTGCAGCCCCCGATGCAACGCGAACCGGTGTCGCACGCCACTTCGCTTCCCGCGGAATCGGTGCGACCCGCCCGGATCGCGCCCGTGGCATCCATCACACAAGAACGTTCGAGTCTGGAGAAGAACGCACCGGTGATCATGCCCAAGGTCGTGTCCGAGCGGGAGCCTTACCGGATCACCACGTTGCACCCGCGGACCTACAACGAGGCCCGTACCATCGGGGAACACTTCCGTGAGGGCACCCCGGTGATCATGAATCTGACTGAGATGGACGACACGGACGCGAAGCGACTTGTCGACTTTGCGGCCGGTTTGGTGTTTGGTCTTCACGGCAGCATCGAGCGGGTGACGCAGAAGGTGTTCCTGTTGTCGCCTGCTAACGTCGATGTCACGGCGGAGGACAAGGCCCGCATCGCAGAGGGCGGGTTCTTCAACCAGAGCTGA
- a CDS encoding YggT family protein produces MSVVWQVLWVALMCFLIVLIFRLVMDYVFQFARSWQPGKAMVVVLEATYTVTDPPLKLLRRVIPPLRLGGVALDLSFFVLMIIVYILITIVGGLAR; encoded by the coding sequence ATGAGCGTGGTTTGGCAAGTGCTCTGGGTCGCTCTGATGTGTTTCCTCATCGTGCTGATCTTCCGGTTGGTCATGGACTACGTGTTCCAGTTCGCCCGCTCGTGGCAACCCGGCAAGGCGATGGTGGTCGTTCTGGAGGCCACCTACACTGTCACTGATCCACCGCTCAAGCTTCTGCGGCGGGTCATCCCGCCGCTGCGTCTCGGGGGCGTGGCGCTCGACCTGTCCTTCTTCGTACTGATGATCATCGTCTACATCCTGATCACCATCGTGGGGGGACTCGCGAGGTGA
- a CDS encoding DivIVA domain-containing protein: MPLTPEDVRNKQFTTVRLREGYDEDEVDAFLDEVEAELTRLLRENEDLRAKLAAATRAAAQNQQNMRKPPEPQDQQQGGMQQGGMQQGGMQQGGMQQGGMQQGGMQQQGMRGPGGPVPAGISGPPQQMGGPMGGPPQLPSGAPQLPAGPGGQGGQQGPGPMGQGPMGQGPMGQGQMQQQMGQGQMGQGQMQNQMQGQMGQGQMGQGPMGGQPPMQQMGGPMGGPMGGPMGGPGQGPGGDSAARVLSLAQQTADQAIAEARSEANKIVGEARSRAEGLERDARAKADALERDAQEKHRVAMGSLESARATLERKVEDLRGFEREYRTRLKSYLESQLRQLETQADDSLAPPRTPATASLPPSPAPSMAPAGASAPSYGGNPGGMGGGMGGGMGGGPAPAAPSYGGQQQMSPAMTQPMAPVRPQGPSPMGQAPSPMRGFLIDEDDN, translated from the coding sequence ATGCCGTTGACCCCCGAGGACGTGCGGAACAAGCAGTTCACGACCGTCCGCCTCCGAGAAGGCTATGACGAGGACGAGGTCGATGCCTTCCTCGACGAGGTCGAAGCCGAACTGACGCGACTGCTACGCGAGAACGAGGATCTGCGCGCCAAACTGGCGGCGGCCACGCGCGCTGCTGCCCAGAACCAGCAGAACATGCGCAAGCCTCCAGAGCCTCAGGACCAGCAGCAGGGCGGTATGCAGCAGGGCGGCATGCAGCAAGGTGGCATGCAGCAGGGCGGTATGCAGCAGGGCGGTATGCAGCAAGGTGGCATGCAGCAGCAGGGTATGCGCGGTCCCGGTGGACCCGTACCCGCTGGGATATCGGGCCCGCCGCAGCAGATGGGGGGCCCCATGGGTGGCCCGCCCCAGCTGCCGAGCGGTGCTCCGCAGCTGCCCGCCGGCCCTGGTGGCCAGGGTGGGCAGCAGGGTCCCGGCCCGATGGGTCAGGGACCGATGGGCCAGGGCCCCATGGGTCAAGGCCAGATGCAGCAGCAGATGGGCCAGGGCCAGATGGGCCAGGGCCAGATGCAGAACCAGATGCAGGGCCAGATGGGCCAGGGCCAGATGGGGCAGGGCCCCATGGGAGGCCAGCCTCCCATGCAGCAGATGGGCGGCCCGATGGGCGGTCCCATGGGTGGTCCGATGGGCGGCCCCGGTCAGGGTCCCGGCGGCGACAGTGCCGCGCGTGTGCTCTCGCTGGCCCAGCAGACCGCCGACCAGGCGATCGCCGAGGCCCGTTCCGAGGCCAACAAGATCGTCGGCGAGGCCCGTAGCCGCGCCGAGGGTCTGGAGCGGGACGCCCGTGCCAAGGCCGACGCCCTGGAGCGGGACGCGCAGGAGAAGCACCGCGTCGCGATGGGCTCCCTGGAGTCCGCCCGCGCCACGCTGGAGCGCAAGGTCGAGGACCTGCGTGGCTTCGAGCGCGAGTACCGCACGCGTCTGAAGTCGTACCTGGAGTCGCAGCTACGTCAGCTGGAGACCCAGGCGGACGACTCGCTGGCCCCGCCGCGTACCCCGGCGACCGCGTCGCTGCCGCCGTCCCCGGCGCCCTCCATGGCTCCGGCCGGCGCGAGCGCCCCGTCGTACGGCGGAAACCCGGGCGGTATGGGTGGAGGAATGGGTGGAGGCATGGGCGGCGGCCCTGCTCCGGCCGCGCCCTCCTACGGCGGTCAGCAGCAGATGTCGCCGGCCATGACCCAGCCGATGGCTCCGGTCCGGCCGCAGGGTCCCTCCCCGATGGGGCAGGCTCCCTCGCCGATGCGCGGGTTCCTCATCGACGAGGACGACAACTGA